A genomic region of Desulfovibrio sp. contains the following coding sequences:
- a CDS encoding Fe-S-containing hydro-lyase, translated as MSENQMKKIRAPFDEATARSLRAGDRVLISGTILAARDAAHKRLVETLDRGEPLPVDLKGAVVYYVGPSPAKPGEVIGAAGPTTSGRMDAYTPRLLDQGLKGMIGKGYRKPEVVEAMKKHGVPYLAAVGGAGALIARSIKKYTVLAYEDLGPEAVAAMEVEDFPAIVVIDSTGDNYYETGQAPYRRS; from the coding sequence ATGTCGGAAAACCAGATGAAAAAAATACGCGCTCCTTTTGACGAAGCCACCGCGCGTTCACTGCGCGCGGGCGACCGGGTACTGATTTCGGGCACCATTCTTGCCGCGCGCGATGCGGCCCACAAACGTCTTGTAGAGACTCTGGACAGGGGCGAACCCCTGCCCGTGGATCTGAAGGGCGCAGTGGTCTATTACGTGGGGCCAAGCCCGGCCAAACCCGGCGAAGTGATCGGCGCTGCCGGGCCAACGACTTCGGGGCGTATGGATGCCTACACCCCCCGCCTGCTTGATCAAGGGCTGAAAGGCATGATTGGCAAGGGCTACCGCAAGCCCGAAGTGGTGGAAGCCATGAAAAAACATGGTGTGCCATACCTTGCCGCCGTGGGCGGTGCAGGCGCCCTGATCGCCCGCAGCATCAAAAAATACACGGTGCTGGCCTACGAAGACCTTGGGCCCGAAGCCGTGGCCGCCATGGAAGTGGAAGATTTTCCCGCCATTGTGGTCATCGACAGCACGGGCGACAACTACTACGAGACAGGGCAGGCTCCATACAGACGATCCTGA
- a CDS encoding fumarate reductase, producing the protein MALSRSPVDDRTRLDFWQAASGAVLALFVCVHLVLEGTVVLSPALTNGIAWLLEVTMLAQVAAPVIMLLILFHFYIAARKMPFRANELGVFVQHSKGLKEVDTWLWLVQVFTAIVILAGAFYHIYSVMTDLPINVAGSAKRLHSGWLAFYVFFLPCVILHTGIGVYRLAVKFGVCVKATRPAWRKWTWIVMGCYLLLGAAALTRVWFLG; encoded by the coding sequence ATGGCCTTGAGCAGATCCCCTGTCGATGACCGAACCCGCCTTGATTTCTGGCAAGCGGCTTCTGGCGCGGTGCTGGCGCTTTTTGTGTGCGTGCATCTTGTGCTGGAAGGAACAGTCGTCCTTAGCCCCGCACTGACCAACGGCATCGCATGGTTGCTTGAAGTCACCATGCTCGCGCAGGTGGCGGCTCCCGTCATCATGCTGCTGATCCTGTTCCACTTTTACATTGCGGCCCGCAAAATGCCCTTTCGCGCCAATGAGCTTGGCGTGTTTGTGCAGCACAGCAAGGGCCTCAAGGAAGTGGATACGTGGCTGTGGCTGGTGCAGGTTTTTACAGCCATCGTTATTCTGGCTGGCGCTTTCTACCACATTTACAGCGTCATGACAGACCTGCCCATCAATGTGGCGGGTAGCGCCAAGCGCCTGCACTCGGGCTGGCTGGCCTTCTACGTGTTCTTTTTGCCTTGCGTCATTCTGCATACGGGCATTGGCGTGTACCGCCTGGCCGTCAAGTTCGGCGTGTGCGTCAAGGCCACGCGCCCGGCGTGGCGCAAGTGGACCTGGATTGTCATGGGCTGTTATCTTCTGCTCGGCGCGGCGGCTCTGACCCGCGTGTGGTTCTTGGGATAG
- a CDS encoding fumarate reductase flavoprotein subunit has product MRVFESDVLCIGAGLAGERVAVEAAQAGFSVICLSLVPPKRSHSSAAMGGMQAALGNSIMGEGDCPEVHFNDTVKGSDWGCDQEVARLFAETGPIAMREMAWMGVPWSRVVPGEHTYYKGGKPFQATEKKENEGLIHSRAFGGTAKWRTCYTSDGTGHAVLFTLDNRLLQLGVDVHDRMQAEALIHDGQRCMGCVARDLRTGELVGYFAKGTLIATGGYGRIYRATTNAIICDGGGQITALETGVVPLGNMEAVQFHPTGTVPTDILVTEGCRGDGGTLLDVNEYRFMPDYEPEKAELASRDVVSRRMTEHMRKGLGVQSPYGEHLWLDIRHLGEKHITTNLREVYDISTHFLGVNPIHQLIPVRPTHHYSMGGVRINKDGHAYGLEGLFSAGEAACWDMHGFNRLGGNSLAETIVSGRIVGAKLVEFLKGYETVFSTQAMTEAATKVKGRIAALLRGTGDDCYTLRNAMQDIMMEHVGIFRNGKDLEAGVAKLQELLERTKNMRLASGNIPGPNAELSMALRVPGMLKLALCTAYGALMRTESRGAHAREDYPERNDKEWLNRTLAYWKEGDTLPTLKYEPATPFYILPPGDRGYGGGKIITADISPEKIVPYAQQG; this is encoded by the coding sequence ATGCGAGTTTTTGAAAGCGATGTTCTTTGCATAGGCGCCGGCCTGGCCGGGGAACGCGTTGCCGTGGAAGCGGCTCAGGCGGGTTTCAGCGTTATCTGTCTTTCACTGGTGCCCCCCAAGCGGTCGCACTCATCAGCCGCCATGGGCGGCATGCAGGCGGCGCTGGGCAACTCCATCATGGGCGAGGGCGACTGCCCCGAGGTGCACTTCAATGATACGGTCAAGGGTTCCGACTGGGGCTGTGACCAGGAAGTGGCCCGCCTGTTTGCCGAGACAGGCCCCATCGCCATGCGCGAGATGGCCTGGATGGGCGTGCCCTGGAGCCGCGTTGTCCCCGGTGAGCACACTTACTACAAAGGCGGCAAGCCTTTTCAGGCAACGGAAAAAAAGGAAAACGAGGGGCTGATCCACTCCCGCGCCTTTGGCGGCACGGCCAAATGGCGCACCTGCTATACCTCTGACGGCACAGGGCACGCAGTGCTGTTCACCCTTGATAACCGCCTGCTGCAACTGGGCGTTGACGTGCATGACCGCATGCAGGCCGAGGCCCTGATCCACGATGGACAGCGCTGCATGGGCTGCGTTGCCCGCGATCTGCGCACCGGTGAACTGGTGGGCTATTTCGCCAAGGGCACCCTTATCGCCACGGGCGGGTATGGCCGCATTTACCGCGCCACCACCAATGCCATCATCTGTGACGGCGGCGGTCAGATCACGGCCCTCGAAACGGGCGTTGTGCCGCTGGGCAATATGGAAGCCGTGCAGTTTCACCCCACAGGCACCGTGCCCACGGACATTCTGGTCACAGAAGGTTGCCGCGGCGACGGCGGCACCCTGCTGGACGTGAATGAATACCGCTTTATGCCCGATTACGAGCCGGAAAAGGCGGAGCTTGCCTCGCGCGACGTGGTGTCGCGCCGCATGACCGAGCACATGCGCAAGGGCCTTGGCGTACAAAGCCCCTATGGCGAGCACCTGTGGCTGGATATCCGCCATCTGGGCGAAAAGCACATCACCACAAACCTGCGCGAAGTGTACGACATCTCAACGCACTTCCTGGGCGTAAACCCCATCCATCAGCTTATTCCTGTGCGGCCCACCCACCACTACAGTATGGGCGGCGTGCGCATCAACAAGGACGGCCACGCCTACGGCCTTGAAGGACTTTTCTCCGCTGGCGAAGCAGCCTGCTGGGACATGCACGGCTTCAACCGCCTTGGCGGCAACTCGCTGGCCGAAACAATTGTTTCTGGCCGCATTGTTGGCGCAAAACTGGTGGAATTCCTCAAAGGTTACGAAACCGTGTTCTCCACTCAGGCAATGACGGAGGCCGCCACCAAGGTCAAGGGGCGCATCGCTGCCCTGCTGCGCGGTACCGGCGACGACTGCTACACCCTGCGCAACGCCATGCAGGACATCATGATGGAACATGTGGGTATTTTCCGTAACGGCAAGGATCTGGAAGCAGGCGTTGCCAAGTTGCAGGAACTGCTGGAGCGCACCAAGAACATGCGGCTTGCCAGCGGCAACATCCCCGGCCCCAACGCCGAGCTTTCCATGGCCCTGCGCGTGCCGGGCATGCTCAAGCTGGCCCTGTGCACGGCCTACGGCGCGCTGATGCGCACAGAAAGCCGTGGCGCGCACGCCCGCGAAGATTACCCCGAGCGCAACGACAAGGAATGGCTCAACCGCACCCTGGCCTACTGGAAGGAAGGCGACACCCTGCCCACCCTCAAGTACGAACCGGCAACGCCGTTCTATATTCTGCCCCCCGGCGACCGTGGATACGGCGGCGGCAAGATCATAACCGCCGACATCAGCCCGGAAAAAATCGTACCGTACGCACAACAGGGGTAA
- a CDS encoding fumarate reductase iron-sulfur subunit produces MGRNLTFEIFRYNPLDPLSHPHMQTFQLEEHNSMTLFIALNMIRETQDASLQFDFCCRAGICGSCGMVINGRPGLACHTQTSDLPSHITLHPLPVFKLLGDLSVDTGTWFRNVGAKIESWIHTTKEFDPKAQEERMDNELATQIFELDRCIECGCCVAACGTARMREDFIGATAINRMARFYIDPRDNRTPADYYELIGDDSGVFGCMGLLACDNVCPKQLPLQDQLGIMRRMVTMESVRGILPEFIRNKLQGCGCGCSK; encoded by the coding sequence ATGGGACGCAATCTGACGTTTGAAATATTCCGTTACAATCCGCTGGATCCGCTCTCGCATCCCCATATGCAGACATTCCAGCTTGAAGAACACAACAGCATGACGCTGTTTATCGCGCTGAACATGATCCGCGAAACTCAGGACGCCTCCTTGCAGTTTGACTTTTGTTGCCGCGCTGGCATCTGCGGTTCGTGCGGCATGGTCATCAACGGGCGGCCCGGTCTTGCCTGCCATACGCAGACAAGCGACCTGCCAAGCCACATTACCCTGCATCCCCTGCCGGTGTTCAAGCTTTTGGGCGACCTCTCGGTGGATACGGGCACATGGTTTCGTAATGTGGGAGCCAAGATCGAATCGTGGATACACACCACCAAGGAGTTTGACCCCAAGGCGCAGGAAGAGCGCATGGACAACGAACTGGCCACCCAGATATTCGAACTTGACCGCTGCATTGAATGCGGCTGCTGCGTGGCGGCCTGCGGCACGGCCCGCATGCGCGAAGACTTTATCGGCGCAACGGCCATCAACCGCATGGCGCGCTTTTATATCGACCCGCGCGACAACCGCACCCCTGCGGACTACTATGAACTGATCGGCGACGACAGCGGCGTATTCGGCTGCATGGGGCTGCTGGCCTGCGACAACGTCTGCCCCAAGCAACTGCCGCTTCAGGATCAACTGGGCATCATGCGCCGCATGGTGACCATGGAATCTGTACGAGGTATTTTACCGGAATTTATCCGTAACAAATTGCAGGGCTGTGGATGCGGCTGTTCCAAATAA